One segment of Dolichospermum sp. DET69 DNA contains the following:
- a CDS encoding AAA-like domain-containing protein, whose amino-acid sequence MKENITLPGDQLPANSPFYIERPPIESDAYTELLKPGSLIRIQAPRHMGKSSLMLQLIHQAQTQKYSVVTIDFKLVDSQTFFSLNNFLRWFCVNVTRKLSLASRLDDYWDEEIGSKISASIYFEGYLLEQIKNPLVLILHDVDCIFQYQQVAQDFLLMLRSWHEQAKQTPIWQKVRLVLLHSTEVYIPLNINQSPFNVGLSLKLPEFTVEQVTELARRYELDWCDHQSVKNLMYQVGGQPYLIHQAFYYLHQQRISLPELLDNCELNNGIYSGHLRNLLNILQKDAELSQAYNQVINSTDSNICLSPNLVYKLNSLGLIKLNGHSYQPFCEMYRVFFQQNLPIENNDLSPNRLKKENKQLQLESVNIDQLTQVANRKYFDDRFELKWQRMTRIQKPLSLILLDIDKLELYNNVYGHQVGDDCLYQVAQAINSVIKCPDHLVARYTGKKFALILPQIEAETAILIAEEIRELVKSLKIKISELSKKTQTTNMTSLTISLGIACAIPTIDFSLTEFFEAAEKALYQANQLGCDCTILSSKFNFGYCES is encoded by the coding sequence ATGAAGGAAAATATTACTTTACCGGGTGATCAACTGCCAGCCAATTCTCCATTTTATATTGAACGCCCACCAATTGAAAGCGATGCTTACACGGAATTACTCAAACCAGGGAGTTTAATTCGTATTCAAGCACCTCGGCACATGGGCAAAAGTTCTTTGATGTTGCAGCTAATTCATCAAGCTCAGACACAGAAATATTCAGTGGTTACTATAGACTTCAAACTAGTAGATAGCCAAACTTTTTTTAGTCTGAATAATTTTCTGCGCTGGTTTTGTGTGAATGTGACTCGGAAGTTGTCACTTGCATCACGTCTAGATGATTATTGGGATGAGGAAATTGGGAGTAAAATTAGTGCTTCAATTTATTTTGAGGGTTATTTATTAGAGCAGATTAAGAATCCATTAGTTTTAATTTTGCATGATGTAGATTGTATTTTTCAATATCAACAAGTTGCCCAAGATTTTTTACTTATGCTCCGCAGTTGGCATGAACAAGCTAAACAAACTCCAATTTGGCAAAAAGTCCGTTTGGTATTATTGCACTCCACCGAAGTTTATATTCCTTTAAATATTAATCAATCTCCGTTTAATGTTGGTTTGTCATTGAAATTACCAGAATTTACAGTCGAGCAAGTGACAGAATTGGCTAGACGATACGAACTTGATTGGTGTGATCATCAATCTGTGAAAAACTTAATGTATCAGGTGGGAGGACAGCCCTATTTAATTCATCAGGCTTTCTATTATCTCCACCAACAGAGAATTTCTTTACCAGAACTGCTAGATAATTGTGAGCTTAATAATGGTATTTATAGCGGACATTTAAGAAATTTACTCAATATATTACAAAAAGATGCAGAATTATCTCAGGCATATAATCAAGTTATAAATTCCACAGATAGTAATATATGTTTGTCGCCGAATTTGGTTTATAAATTAAATAGTTTAGGGTTAATTAAATTAAATGGCCATAGTTATCAACCTTTTTGTGAAATGTATCGCGTATTTTTTCAACAAAATTTACCTATAGAAAATAATGATCTGAGTCCGAATAGATTAAAAAAAGAAAATAAACAATTGCAACTTGAGTCAGTTAATATTGATCAACTGACTCAAGTTGCTAATCGTAAATATTTTGATGATAGATTTGAATTAAAATGGCAAAGAATGACACGCATCCAAAAACCTCTATCTTTAATATTATTAGATATAGATAAACTTGAGCTTTACAATAATGTTTATGGGCATCAGGTCGGTGATGATTGCTTGTATCAAGTTGCTCAAGCAATTAATTCAGTAATCAAATGTCCAGATCATTTAGTTGCTCGTTATACTGGTAAAAAATTTGCTTTGATTCTGCCACAAATTGAGGCAGAAACAGCTATATTAATTGCTGAAGAAATTAGAGAACTAGTAAAATCATTGAAAATTAAAATTTCTGAGTTAAGCAAAAAAACTCAAACAACAAACATGACTAGCTTAACCATAAGCTTAGGAATTGCCTGTGCCATTCCTACAATAGATTTTTCTTTAACAGAATTTTTTGAAGCTGCTGAGAAAGCACTGTATCAAGCCAATCAATTAGGATGCGATTGCACTATTCTAAGTTCTAAATTTAACTTTGGCTATTGTGAATCATAA
- a CDS encoding AAA-like domain-containing protein: protein MNTHTYQVGGSLINNAPSYVERQADIEIYNALKQGEFCYVLNCRQMGKSSLLVRTKHHLEQGGWKCTSIDMTNIGSENITPSQWYKGIITDLWRGFELLGKFNLKSWWQTGDDISLLQNLSRFIAELLTQFPKEKLIIFIDEIDSILSLSFPVDDFFALIRYCYNQRAIDPEYQRLTFAIFGVTTPSDLIQDMKRTPFNIGQAIELKGFQIQEVDSLIRGLELVIPNPHPVMKQILDWTGGQPFLTQKLCNLITNFKISGDHLDFAQGYEEFWLDNIVNEYIIENWESQDEPEHLRTIRDRLLYNKQLAGRLLGIYQQILQGVKVTSDDSREQIELLLSGLVVKQGGLLIVKNRIYTQVFNLDWVEKQLANLRPYSQTFDAWLMSQQTDESRLLRGQALADAQAWAWDKSLTNLDNQFLAKSANLERQEQQLILGAEKAKNIEIQFLEQQKNARLQKLVLGVISTAFLTAVSLGGITFWLYRQSLQNETLAKMSEIAALVSSSEAQLNSHQELEALQGAIKAKIKLNRLKINNPELEQLTNNVLRQTSYGAQEWNQLSDDNLSWIWDLAWSPNGQMVALASNNEIWLWQKNGKLIRKFKAHNSTTWAIAFSPNGKIIASGSADKTIKLWSLHGQELATITVSEEVKSIAFSPDGQRLAIGVNDGTLGVWQLADKKLTTIKAHSGTISKVLFTPDGQKLVTGSVDGQTTLWSLNGKKLVNFNRGEDGVRGLAISADGKLLATSGNNKKIEFWSINGEKLKSIQTGYSIIALAFSPDNKMLAAASWDKEVKLYSLDGKDLATLAGHKEAVWTIAWSPDSKILATASMDNSVKLWKLENPLVTILRDHQSDVDRVAISPNGKIIATTAWDYVVNLWKSDGTLFRSLKGHKNGVTSVVFSPNSQYLATGSQDKTIKIWKIDGTLIGQLLGHTGAILDIVLSPDGKTLASVGYDRTLRLWQRDEKKPFSFRWQKTTKAHSEPINSIDFSSDGQLLVTSSYDKAIHLWSREGKLLKTLKGHKLGVLDAVFSPDGQLIASISDDRTIKLWQRDGKFLKTLVDPKITFQTIAFSPDGIHK from the coding sequence ATGAATACCCATACATATCAAGTCGGTGGAAGCCTCATAAATAATGCCCCTAGTTACGTAGAAAGACAAGCAGACATAGAAATATACAACGCTTTAAAACAAGGTGAATTTTGTTATGTTCTCAACTGTCGGCAAATGGGTAAATCATCCTTGTTAGTGAGAACTAAACATCATTTAGAACAAGGAGGATGGAAATGCACATCTATTGATATGACGAATATTGGCAGTGAGAATATTACCCCAAGTCAATGGTATAAGGGAATCATTACCGATTTATGGAGAGGATTTGAACTTTTAGGCAAATTTAATTTAAAATCATGGTGGCAAACGGGAGATGATATTTCTTTACTACAAAACTTAAGTCGGTTTATTGCTGAATTATTAACTCAATTCCCAAAAGAAAAATTAATTATTTTTATAGATGAAATTGATAGCATACTTAGTTTAAGTTTTCCCGTGGATGATTTTTTTGCATTAATTAGATACTGCTATAATCAAAGAGCAATAGACCCAGAATATCAGCGGTTGACATTTGCAATTTTTGGAGTCACTACTCCATCAGATTTAATTCAAGACATGAAAAGAACACCTTTTAATATTGGTCAGGCAATTGAGTTAAAAGGATTTCAAATACAAGAAGTGGATTCTTTAATTAGAGGATTAGAGTTAGTGATACCTAATCCACACCCAGTCATGAAACAAATTTTAGATTGGACAGGAGGGCAGCCTTTTTTAACACAAAAGTTATGTAATCTCATCACTAATTTTAAAATAAGTGGTGATCACCTGGATTTTGCTCAAGGTTATGAAGAGTTTTGGCTAGATAATATTGTTAATGAATATATTATTGAAAATTGGGAATCTCAAGACGAACCAGAACATTTAAGAACTATCCGAGATCGGCTACTTTATAATAAACAGCTTGCAGGTAGATTATTGGGAATTTACCAGCAAATTTTGCAAGGTGTAAAAGTAACAAGTGATGATAGTAGAGAACAAATAGAATTATTGCTCTCAGGCTTAGTAGTTAAACAAGGGGGATTATTAATTGTTAAAAATCGCATTTATACCCAAGTATTTAACTTAGATTGGGTAGAAAAACAATTAGCTAATTTACGTCCCTACTCTCAAACTTTTGATGCGTGGTTAATGTCTCAACAAACTGATGAATCTCGCTTATTAAGAGGACAAGCATTAGCAGATGCTCAAGCTTGGGCTTGGGATAAAAGTTTAACAAATTTAGATAATCAATTTTTAGCTAAAAGTGCAAACTTAGAACGACAAGAACAACAGCTTATTTTAGGAGCAGAAAAAGCTAAAAATATTGAAATTCAATTTCTGGAACAACAAAAAAATGCTCGCTTACAAAAACTCGTTTTGGGAGTAATTAGTACAGCTTTTTTAACTGCTGTTAGCTTAGGAGGGATAACTTTCTGGTTATATCGTCAATCTCTCCAAAATGAAACCCTAGCAAAAATGAGTGAAATTGCCGCCCTAGTATCTTCATCAGAGGCTCAATTAAATTCCCATCAAGAATTAGAAGCTCTCCAGGGTGCGATTAAAGCTAAAATTAAATTAAACCGTCTGAAAATTAACAATCCTGAACTGGAACAATTAACAAATAATGTTCTGCGTCAAACGAGTTATGGAGCGCAAGAATGGAATCAGCTCTCAGATGACAATCTTAGTTGGATTTGGGATCTAGCCTGGAGCCCTAATGGACAGATGGTAGCACTTGCTAGTAATAATGAAATTTGGTTATGGCAAAAAAATGGCAAATTAATTCGCAAATTTAAAGCTCACAATTCCACTACTTGGGCAATTGCTTTTAGTCCTAATGGTAAAATAATTGCCTCCGGTAGTGCTGATAAAACTATCAAACTCTGGTCATTACATGGTCAGGAGTTAGCAACTATCACCGTTAGTGAAGAAGTTAAAAGTATAGCTTTTAGTCCTGATGGGCAACGACTGGCAATTGGTGTGAATGACGGTACTTTAGGAGTATGGCAGTTAGCAGACAAAAAACTCACGACTATTAAAGCGCATTCAGGGACTATTTCTAAAGTTTTGTTTACCCCCGATGGTCAAAAATTAGTGACGGGTAGTGTTGATGGCCAAACAACCCTTTGGAGTCTCAATGGTAAAAAATTAGTTAATTTCAATCGTGGTGAAGATGGTGTGCGGGGTTTGGCAATTTCTGCTGATGGAAAATTGCTGGCTACAAGTGGTAATAATAAAAAGATTGAATTTTGGAGCATCAATGGTGAAAAACTCAAAAGCATTCAAACGGGATATTCAATTATAGCTCTGGCATTTAGTCCTGATAATAAAATGCTGGCTGCTGCTAGTTGGGATAAAGAGGTGAAACTTTATAGTCTTGATGGTAAAGATTTGGCTACTTTGGCAGGACATAAAGAAGCTGTTTGGACGATCGCTTGGAGTCCTGATAGTAAAATTCTAGCTACGGCCAGTATGGATAATAGTGTGAAACTTTGGAAATTGGAAAATCCCTTAGTCACAATTTTAAGAGATCATCAATCCGACGTGGACAGAGTTGCTATTAGTCCCAATGGTAAAATTATTGCTACCACGGCTTGGGATTACGTCGTCAATCTTTGGAAATCTGATGGTACATTATTCAGAAGTCTTAAAGGACATAAAAATGGCGTAACCTCTGTTGTTTTTAGTCCTAATAGCCAGTATTTAGCAACTGGGAGTCAGGATAAAACTATCAAAATCTGGAAAATTGATGGCACTCTTATAGGCCAGCTATTAGGTCACACTGGAGCAATTCTAGATATAGTACTGAGTCCAGATGGTAAAACTCTCGCTTCAGTTGGTTATGATCGAACTCTGCGGTTATGGCAACGAGATGAAAAAAAACCGTTCAGTTTCCGATGGCAAAAAACGACTAAAGCACACAGTGAGCCAATTAATAGTATAGATTTTAGTTCTGATGGTCAACTATTGGTAACTAGTAGTTATGATAAAGCCATCCATCTGTGGAGTCGAGAGGGTAAACTTTTGAAGACTCTAAAAGGTCATAAGCTAGGGGTTTTGGATGCCGTCTTTAGTCCAGATGGACAGTTGATAGCATCCATTTCCGATGATCGCACCATCAAGTTATGGCAACGTGATGGCAAATTTTTAAAGACATTAGTAGATCCAAAAATTACCTTCCAAACCATAGCATTTAGTCCAGATGGGATACACAAATAA
- a CDS encoding AarF/ABC1/UbiB kinase family protein, whose product MFLTQTVPRQREIIEVVLRNGWDYMRTLLTGGKADKPQLPPPAVLKNILVDLGPVYVKLGQLLSTRPDLLGAAYIEELSTLQDEVPPVSWLEVEILIRKQLKTSLEETFTTINHIPVAAGSIAQTHRATLPDGREVAIKVQRPGIDETIAQDITLIQGIADLVALTDFGQTADIKSIAEEFTKALEAELDFTREAGFTDQLRRNLSQSRWYDPQQIVVAEIYWHLTTKKVLVMEWLDGVPLLAADLSRDSNQRKEITTLLFRAFFQQIYIDGFFHADPHPGNLFYLIDGRIAILDCGMMGRLDPRTQQILTEMLLAIVDLDAQRCAQLTIQLSDSVQPIILARLESDYDRMLRKYHNVNLTEMNFSQVIYEILQIARNNQIRLPSNMGLYAKTLANLEGVTRSFNPQVNLFDEIKPLITDLFRRQLLGDSPVTSLLRTALDLKSLSLQSPRQIELLLDRVTSETLQWNLSLNGLDGMRRTLDDAANRLSFSILVGSLIMGAAIISSQAQTSQLSFISNILFAAASLLGLWLVINILRSGRLR is encoded by the coding sequence ATGTTCTTAACCCAAACCGTTCCTCGTCAACGAGAAATTATTGAAGTAGTTCTTCGCAATGGCTGGGACTACATGAGAACACTGTTAACTGGTGGTAAGGCTGATAAACCTCAGCTACCTCCCCCGGCTGTGTTGAAAAATATTTTGGTGGATTTAGGCCCTGTTTATGTCAAACTTGGTCAGCTACTTTCTACCCGTCCTGATTTACTTGGTGCTGCTTATATCGAGGAATTGTCAACTCTCCAAGATGAAGTTCCTCCAGTTTCTTGGTTAGAGGTAGAAATACTGATTCGTAAACAGCTAAAAACTTCACTGGAAGAAACTTTCACTACTATTAATCATATTCCTGTAGCAGCGGGATCAATTGCCCAAACCCATCGCGCTACTTTACCAGATGGTAGAGAAGTAGCTATCAAGGTGCAACGTCCGGGAATTGATGAGACTATTGCCCAAGATATCACTTTGATTCAAGGGATTGCAGATTTGGTGGCTTTGACAGATTTTGGACAAACTGCTGATATTAAATCTATTGCAGAGGAATTTACCAAAGCTTTAGAAGCTGAATTAGATTTTACCCGCGAAGCAGGTTTTACAGATCAATTACGCCGTAATTTATCCCAAAGTCGTTGGTATGATCCCCAGCAAATAGTAGTTGCGGAAATTTACTGGCATTTAACGACAAAAAAAGTGTTAGTCATGGAATGGTTAGACGGTGTACCTTTACTTGCAGCAGATTTAAGTCGTGATAGCAATCAGCGAAAAGAAATTACGACTTTACTATTTCGCGCCTTTTTTCAGCAAATATATATTGATGGTTTCTTTCATGCTGATCCCCATCCTGGTAACTTATTCTATTTGATAGATGGTCGCATTGCGATTTTAGACTGTGGAATGATGGGTAGACTTGATCCCCGTACCCAACAAATATTAACAGAAATGTTATTGGCAATTGTTGATTTAGATGCTCAAAGATGCGCTCAATTAACTATTCAACTTTCAGATTCGGTACAACCAATTATTTTAGCTAGGTTGGAAAGTGATTATGATCGGATGTTGAGAAAGTATCATAATGTTAATTTAACGGAAATGAATTTTAGTCAGGTAATTTATGAAATTTTGCAAATTGCCAGAAATAATCAAATCAGATTGCCTAGTAATATGGGTTTATATGCAAAAACCTTAGCAAATTTGGAGGGAGTAACCCGAAGTTTTAATCCACAGGTGAATTTATTTGATGAAATTAAACCATTAATTACAGATTTATTTCGTCGTCAGTTATTGGGAGATAGTCCGGTAACATCGCTCTTACGCACGGCCTTAGATCTTAAAAGTCTATCTTTGCAATCTCCCCGACAAATTGAACTATTATTAGACCGGGTAACTTCAGAAACGTTACAATGGAATCTATCATTAAATGGATTAGATGGTATGCGTCGCACCTTAGATGATGCTGCTAATCGTCTTTCATTTAGCATCTTAGTTGGTTCTTTGATTATGGGAGCTGCTATTATTTCTAGTCAGGCGCAAACATCTCAGCTATCATTTATCAGTAATATCCTATTTGCTGCTGCTAGTTTATTAGGATTGTGGTTAGTTATCAATATTCTGCGCTCAGGGCGTTTAAGGTAA
- a CDS encoding mannose-1-phosphate guanylyltransferase: protein MNNLFFPVILAGGKGERFWPLSRLDRPKQFLSLDGSSRSLLQATADRLLTLAGGWENLWVITSSPIAQGVREQLPDLPESNLLVESQGRDTAAAVAWTSLEIKKRYGEDAIIGFFPADHWIADKELFAETLAAARDLATNKPAIVTLGIKPNFPSTGYGYIEQGEKIGSFNNCCAYHVNRFTEKPDRETAETFLSTGRFSWNSGMFVFRAGVVLEELRTHAPEIIEPLEQQGPDIYPQLPKKSIDYALMEKTSLAYVLPVAFGWDDLGDWNAIERLLKQSDKPNVELATHVGLDTQGAIVYASNPDDVIVTIGLEDVVIVRDRNVTLVVKKDRTQEIKQILKILQNDDRFTDLL, encoded by the coding sequence ATGAATAATTTATTTTTTCCTGTGATTCTGGCTGGGGGTAAAGGTGAGCGTTTTTGGCCTCTGAGCCGACTAGACAGACCTAAACAATTTTTAAGCCTTGATGGTAGCTCTAGAAGCTTACTACAAGCAACTGCTGATCGGTTATTAACTCTGGCTGGCGGTTGGGAAAATTTGTGGGTTATTACTTCTAGTCCCATTGCTCAAGGGGTGCGAGAACAACTTCCAGATTTGCCAGAGTCAAATTTACTGGTTGAGTCACAGGGTAGAGACACTGCTGCGGCTGTTGCTTGGACAAGTTTAGAAATTAAAAAGCGTTACGGGGAAGATGCTATTATCGGCTTTTTTCCTGCTGACCACTGGATTGCTGACAAGGAGCTATTTGCAGAAACTTTAGCTGCTGCTAGGGATTTGGCAACTAACAAACCAGCAATTGTGACTTTGGGTATTAAACCTAATTTCCCATCAACTGGTTATGGTTATATTGAACAAGGTGAAAAGATAGGTAGCTTTAATAATTGCTGCGCCTATCATGTTAACCGTTTTACTGAAAAGCCTGACCGGGAAACGGCGGAAACTTTTTTATCAACGGGACGGTTTAGCTGGAATAGTGGGATGTTCGTTTTTCGAGCTGGTGTTGTTCTGGAGGAATTACGTACCCATGCACCAGAAATTATTGAACCTTTGGAACAACAAGGACCTGATATTTATCCCCAGTTGCCTAAGAAAAGTATAGATTACGCGCTGATGGAAAAAACCAGTCTAGCTTATGTTTTGCCGGTAGCATTTGGTTGGGATGATCTGGGTGATTGGAATGCTATTGAACGGTTACTGAAGCAGTCCGATAAGCCTAACGTAGAACTTGCTACCCATGTGGGGTTAGATACCCAAGGCGCAATTGTTTATGCCTCCAATCCTGATGATGTAATTGTCACTATTGGTTTAGAAGATGTGGTAATTGTCCGCGATCGCAATGTTACCCTAGTAGTTAAAAAAGACCGGACTCAAGAAATCAAGCAGATCCTCAAAATTCTGCAAAATGATGATCGATTTACGGACTTATTGTAA
- a CDS encoding IS607 family transposase yields the protein MKYLTPEQVYKQFGYHPKTTAEWADLGKIECIRSPGGHRRYPESAFIKTVSTDKERVLYARVSTKTQLLDLDTQIEFLGKTYPGCRVVKDVASGMNWKRKNFLKLMTQVAQNQISEIVVGHKDRLCRFGFEFVEWFCNLHSCKIVVVNNAKLSPHEELMQDFMAIMHCFSSKLYFLRAYKKKIAEEQNIHETNSSQYESMGV from the coding sequence ATGAAATACCTAACCCCAGAACAAGTTTATAAACAGTTCGGCTATCACCCTAAGACGACGGCAGAATGGGCTGACTTAGGGAAAATAGAATGTATCCGTTCCCCTGGTGGACATCGAAGATATCCAGAATCAGCGTTTATAAAAACAGTCTCAACGGATAAAGAGCGGGTTCTTTACGCCCGTGTCAGCACAAAAACCCAGTTGTTAGACCTTGACACACAAATAGAATTTTTAGGTAAAACCTACCCAGGATGTCGAGTCGTCAAGGATGTGGCTAGTGGCATGAATTGGAAGCGGAAAAACTTTCTTAAATTAATGACTCAAGTTGCCCAGAATCAAATCTCTGAAATTGTCGTAGGGCATAAAGACAGATTATGCAGATTTGGATTTGAGTTCGTTGAGTGGTTTTGCAACCTTCACAGCTGCAAAATTGTTGTGGTAAACAATGCCAAGTTATCACCACACGAAGAGTTAATGCAGGACTTTATGGCTATCATGCACTGCTTTTCCTCCAAACTTTACTTCCTTCGGGCTTACAAGAAAAAAATAGCCGAAGAGCAAAATATTCATGAAACAAATAGTAGTCAATACGAGTCAATGGGTGTATAG
- a CDS encoding addiction module component, which produces MKLKVKNQLTVTRIAILGTEKLNNWKSNELDLIALSLGKLRSDLWNEFGSLKAWGVSKFEIDKQLRTLKDKYQLPAKLWEATLYDVIDDIHLVQAACVEKVIKSLGQSFQSFQAKKGVLQLTLESREWLEHPKLCTLVRKFWYRGHTKVCNQIIVKAYDTKTDDKGVVWLRFGGLTPCKTLKLPTTLPTEIKCQIRLIKRNSRWQIHYTTDIQKAEKKTEGKIIGCDRGYTEVYATSSNDGARFLGNDFGKIQTQETDYRTAKQVKRNKIKSVFNKSTAKGNGAKADRIKRNNLGRIKWDNRETSFKGRIQTIVFTATHDLMTDAIKVAFEDLTEQIKGKKPMRKRMKRNVSSWCKGIVADALKQVSTRVGCTVVSVNCAYTSQLDSRFSTLTGTRNGDKFTGHDGVVMHSDTNAADNVLVRMGDVEITRYMKHSNVKVILLERTQKFRESLIVETEAKPGKDKPQTLEPKSKLANKVNQRANYKQLTLFDLG; this is translated from the coding sequence ATGAAACTCAAGGTAAAGAATCAGTTAACCGTTACGAGAATCGCTATTTTAGGAACTGAAAAACTAAATAACTGGAAATCTAACGAGCTTGATTTGATCGCTTTGAGCTTGGGTAAACTACGCTCTGACCTGTGGAACGAGTTCGGGTCGTTGAAAGCCTGGGGTGTTTCTAAATTTGAGATTGACAAACAGCTACGCACCTTAAAAGACAAATATCAATTACCTGCTAAGTTATGGGAAGCGACTCTCTATGACGTAATTGATGATATTCATTTAGTTCAGGCTGCTTGTGTTGAGAAGGTGATAAAATCTTTGGGGCAATCGTTCCAGTCTTTTCAGGCTAAAAAAGGAGTTTTACAACTTACCTTAGAAAGTCGGGAATGGTTGGAACATCCCAAACTTTGCACCTTAGTTAGAAAGTTTTGGTATCGAGGACACACGAAAGTTTGTAACCAAATTATTGTAAAGGCTTATGATACTAAAACAGATGATAAAGGTGTGGTGTGGTTGCGTTTTGGAGGTTTAACTCCATGTAAAACTCTCAAACTACCAACGACTTTACCAACAGAAATCAAGTGTCAGATAAGGCTAATTAAGCGTAATAGTAGATGGCAAATACATTACACAACTGACATCCAAAAAGCTGAAAAAAAGACCGAGGGTAAAATAATTGGATGTGATAGAGGTTACACCGAAGTTTATGCCACATCTTCTAACGATGGCGCTAGATTTTTAGGTAATGACTTTGGTAAAATCCAAACTCAAGAAACCGATTACAGAACAGCGAAACAAGTTAAACGTAATAAAATCAAGTCAGTTTTTAACAAGTCTACAGCTAAAGGAAATGGTGCTAAGGCTGATAGAATTAAACGGAATAATCTTGGTAGAATCAAGTGGGACAATCGGGAAACATCCTTTAAAGGTAGGATTCAAACAATAGTTTTTACAGCTACGCATGACTTGATGACAGATGCGATCAAGGTAGCTTTTGAAGATTTGACGGAGCAAATAAAAGGCAAAAAGCCCATGAGAAAGCGCATGAAGAGAAATGTTTCTTCATGGTGCAAGGGGATAGTTGCGGATGCCCTCAAACAAGTTTCAACCCGTGTAGGTTGCACGGTTGTTAGTGTTAATTGTGCGTATACGTCACAACTTGACTCCAGATTTAGTACCTTAACGGGGACTAGAAATGGTGACAAGTTTACCGGACATGATGGGGTCGTGATGCACTCAGATACTAACGCTGCTGATAACGTTCTAGTAAGAATGGGTGACGTTGAAATCACTCGTTACATGAAACATTCAAACGTAAAAGTAATATTACTAGAACGAACTCAGAAGTTTCGGGAATCCCTAATAGTGGAGACTGAAGCGAAACCGGGCAAGGATAAGCCCCAGACTCTAGAACCTAAAAGCAAACTTGCGAACAAGGTCAATCAGAGAGCGAACTATAAGCAATTGACGTTGTTTGACCTTGGTTAA